Proteins encoded by one window of Arachis hypogaea cultivar Tifrunner chromosome 1, arahy.Tifrunner.gnm2.J5K5, whole genome shotgun sequence:
- the LOC112796067 gene encoding phosphate transporter PHO1 homolog 1, with translation MSSWCSIDYSPRSNNNNNTHTNPYCCSFEFIEEEQQQRRREEKMVKFSKQFEGQLIPEWKEAFVDYWQLKKELKRINLLNNTTNTNNNSPPKNMSFFSSLRNFSLFSHQHREHGPIQVHKKLASSTCKGDMYETELLEQFADTDATKEFFACLDQQLNKVNKFYRTKEKEFLERGDSLKKQMDILVELKFAFMEKQQGRCNSSQESKEDQSISCTFSSEEDSVRSREQHEEMQDNCNNEDMEKNEVSFPDSPQSNEAAEKPSRMKGGGGEDTPSGRLGSFRGKNVRINIPLTTPARTFSAISYLVKEDLLNQSSRKCSQEGGANNNKLHLNKTKLHHAEKMIKRGFIELHKGLGYLKVYRNLNMLAFMKILKKFDKVTEKQILPIYLKVVESSYFNSSDKVVKFMDEVEELFVKNFAKDDRRKAMKYLRPSQRKESHAVTFFIGLFTGCFVALFAGYVIMAHVSGLYKVGQQNSVYMETVYPVLSMFSLMFLHFFLYGCNIFAWRKTRINYGFIFELAPTKELKYRDVFLICSMAMASVVGVMFLHLTLLTKGYSYSQVQAIPGLLFLAFLLILVCPFNIIYRSSRYRFLCVIRNIILSPLYKVVMLDFFMADQLCSQVPMLRNLEYVACYYITGSYKTQDYGYCMRTTHYRDLAYAVSFLPYYWRAMQCARRWFDEGDTGHLLNLGKYVSAMLAAGTKVAYEKDGSVGWLCLVVIMSSAATMYQLYWDFVKDWGLLQLNSKNPWLRNELMLSRKSIYYISMGLNFTLRLAWLQTVLHSSFEHVDYRVTSIFLAALEVIRRGMWNFYRLENEHLNNAGKFRAVKIIPLPFHEVDEED, from the exons ATGTCATCTTGGTGTTCCATTGATTACTCACCAagaagcaacaacaacaacaatacacATACCAATCCTTATTGTTGTTCCTTTGAGTTcatagaagaagaacaacaacaaagaagaagagaagagaagatggTGAAATTCTCTAAGCAATTTGAAGGCCAACTCATACCTGAATGGAAAGAAGCCTTTGTTGATTATTGGCAACTCAAGAAGGAACTCAAAAGAATCAACCTTCTTAATAACACTACCAATACCAATAACAATTCACCACCTAAGAACATGTCCTTCTTTTCATCACTAAgaaatttctctttgttttctcaTCAACATAGAGAGCATGGACCAATTCAA GTTCATAAGAAACTTGCTTCATCAACTTGTAAAGGGGACATGTATGAGACAGAGTTGCTAGAACAATTTGCTGACACTGATGCTACCAAAGAGTTCTTTGCATGCCTTGATCAACAACTCAACAAGGTTAACAAGTTTTATAGGACAAAGGAGAAAGAGTTTCTTGAAAGAGGAGACTCATTGAAGAAGCAAATGGATATACTTGTTGAGCTCAAATTTGCATTCATGGAGAAGCAACAAGGTAGATGCAACTCTTCACAAGAATCCAAGGAGGACCAATCTATCTCTTGCACATTCTCTAGTG AGGAAGACTCTGTTAGGAGCAGAGAACAACATGAAGAAATGCAAGACAATTGCAACAACGAGGACATGGAAAAAAATGAGGTTTCATTTCCAGATTCTCCTCAATCAAATGAAGCAGCTGAAAAACCGTCGCGGatgaaaggaggaggaggagaagatacGCCTTCCGGCCGCCTCGGAAGCTTCCGAGGGAAGAATGTAAGGATTAACATTCCTCTAACAACGCCGGCTCGGACCTTCTCGGCGATCAGTTACCTTGTCAAGGAAGATTTGTTAAACCAATCTTCAAGAAAATGTAGCCAAGAAGGTGGTGCTAATAATAATAAGCTTCATCTTAACAAAACAAAGTTGCACCATGCtgaaaagatgatcaaaagaggCTTCATTGAACTCCATAAGGGATTAGGTTATCTCAAAGTTTATAG GAACTTGAACATGCTTGCATTTatgaagattttgaaaaaatttgacaAG GTTACTGAGAAGCAAATTCTTCCAATATATCTCAAAGTTGTTGAAAGCTCATATTTCAACAGTTCAGACAAG GTTGTGAAATTCATGGATGAAGTTGAGGAACTATTTGTTAAAAACTTTGCCAAAGATGATAGGAGAAAAGCCATGAAATACCTTAGACCAAGTCAGAGAAAAGAATCTCATGCTGTAACTTTCTTCATTG GACTATTCACTGGATGCTTTGTGGCACTATTTGCTGGATATGTGATTATGGCtcatgtttctggactttacaaAGTTGGACAACAAAATTCAGTTTATATGGAAACTGTTTACCCTGTCCTTAG CATGTTCAGCCTCATGTTTCTGCATTTCTTCCTTTATGGATGCAACATTTTTGCATGGAGAAAGACTCGTATAAACTATGGCTTCATCTTCGAGCTCGCACCGACGAAGGAACTCAAATACAGAGATGTCTTCTTGATCTGTTCAATGGCCATGGCTTCTGTGGTTGGTGTCATGTTCCTTCATTTGACTCTCCTCACTAAAGGCTATTCTTATTCCCAAGTTCAAGCCATTCCTGGCCTTCTTTTTctg GCCTTCTTACTAATACTTGTGTGCCCCTTCAACATTATATACCGGTCAAGCCGTTACCGTTTCCTTTGTGTCATAAGGAACATAATTTTGTCACCTCTTTACAAG GTTGTCATGTTGGACTTTTTTATGGCTGATCAACTTTGCAGTCAG GTGCCAATGCTAAGGAATCTTGAGTATGTAGCATGTTACTATATAACTGGGAGCTACAAAACACAAGACTATGGTTATTGCATGAGAACAACTCACTACAGAGATCTTGCTTATGCAGTTTCATTTCTACCCTATTACTGGAGAGCAATGCAA TGTGCGAGGCGATGGTTCGACGAAGGCGATACCGGACACCTTCTAAACCTAGGAAAGTATGTTTCAGCAATGTTGGCAGCAGGCACCAAGGTTGCATATGAGAAAGATGGGAGTGTTGGATGGCTATGTCTTGTTGTGATCATGTCAAGTGCAGCAACTATGTACCAATTGTATTGGGACTTTGTTAAGGATTGGGGTTTGCTTCAACTGAATTCTAAGAACCCTTGGCTAAGGAATGAATTAATGCTTTCAAGGAAATCCATTTACTACATATCCATG GGATTAAATTTTACTCTGAGGCTTGCATGGTTGCAAACAGTTCTTCATTCAAGCTTTGAACATGTTGATTACAGAGTAACAAGCATATTTTTAGCAGCACTTGAAGTTATTAGAAGAGGAATGTGGAATTTCTACAG ATTGGAGAATGAGCATCTAAATAATGCTGGCAAGTTTAGAGCAGTGAAAATAATTCCACTTCCTTTTCATGAAGTGGATGAGGAAGACTAG